One window of Aliarcobacter lanthieri genomic DNA carries:
- a CDS encoding polyribonucleotide nucleotidyltransferase, whose translation MTIACEFELNGKKEIFEFNKVAKQANGSALLKVGDAVVLATVACEFDNPVSEDFTPLTVQYIEKTYAAAKLPGGFVKREGKPNDFETLTSRVIDRSLRPLFPKGFVYPTTITVMVLSADKNVDLQTLSLNAANAALYTSNLPIKKSVCGVRIGKINNKLIVNPTQEELNNSTLDLYVAGSKDELLMIEMKSISSIEEKIHKTNEIVEDNLVDAISFAQDALKEANITYENGFEKACKEKAQIELVEFTIDEKIISYVRDNFSNEIKEAIKKLAKSERAIQLKDVAKMISKNEYCILNEIEFNTIYEAVSIVKKEIVRTMIVKDRVRADGRGLKDVRPISIETNILPSTHSSCLFTRGETQALVIGTLAGAKDGQMYEVLTDKSTSMENFMVHYNFPGFSVGEAKPIFGVGRRELGHGNLAKKALESTINKNFNDTIRIVSEILESNGSSSMATVCGGSLALKAARVPISDLVAGVAMGMVVEDSNYAVLTDIMGLEDHDGDMDFKVAGTKNGITALQMDIKLGGIELKVLKEALLQAKEGREHILAIMEEASKDIVSSKALPKVEEFSIDSSKMMVVIGKGGATIKEIIEKYSVSIDLDRDNGIVKVSGENEQKINDACEFIKNLVNNSNSSKSQSKNIDFEKLYSVDEVVSGRVERVVDFGAFILLSKGGEGLLHISKISDKRVEKASDVLSIGQEIEIKVLKVQKDRIELGMN comes from the coding sequence ATGACAATAGCATGCGAATTTGAATTAAATGGTAAAAAAGAAATTTTTGAGTTTAATAAAGTAGCCAAACAAGCGAATGGTTCAGCTTTATTAAAAGTAGGGGATGCAGTGGTTTTAGCAACTGTTGCTTGTGAATTTGACAATCCTGTAAGTGAAGATTTTACACCATTAACAGTTCAATATATTGAAAAAACTTATGCAGCAGCAAAATTACCTGGAGGATTTGTAAAAAGAGAAGGAAAACCTAATGATTTTGAAACTTTAACTTCGAGAGTTATTGATAGAAGTTTAAGACCACTTTTTCCAAAAGGATTTGTATATCCAACAACAATAACTGTTATGGTTTTAAGTGCAGATAAGAATGTTGATTTACAAACACTATCTTTAAATGCTGCAAATGCTGCATTATATACTTCAAATTTACCTATTAAAAAATCTGTTTGTGGGGTAAGAATAGGTAAAATAAACAATAAACTCATAGTAAATCCAACACAAGAAGAATTGAATAATTCTACTTTAGATTTATATGTTGCTGGTTCAAAAGATGAACTATTGATGATAGAAATGAAAAGTATTTCATCAATAGAAGAAAAAATACATAAAACAAATGAAATAGTTGAAGATAATTTAGTTGATGCTATATCTTTTGCTCAAGATGCTTTAAAAGAAGCAAATATTACTTATGAAAATGGTTTTGAAAAGGCTTGTAAAGAAAAAGCTCAAATTGAACTTGTAGAGTTTACTATTGATGAAAAAATTATATCTTATGTAAGAGATAATTTTTCAAATGAGATTAAAGAAGCTATCAAAAAACTAGCAAAAAGTGAAAGAGCAATTCAATTAAAAGATGTTGCTAAAATGATTTCAAAAAATGAGTATTGTATTTTAAATGAAATAGAGTTTAATACAATTTATGAAGCAGTAAGCATTGTAAAAAAAGAAATTGTAAGAACTATGATTGTAAAAGATAGAGTAAGAGCTGATGGAAGAGGTCTTAAAGATGTTAGACCAATATCTATTGAAACTAATATTTTACCTTCAACTCACTCATCTTGTTTATTTACAAGAGGAGAAACTCAAGCACTTGTTATTGGTACATTAGCTGGTGCTAAAGATGGTCAAATGTATGAAGTACTAACAGATAAATCAACTTCTATGGAAAACTTTATGGTACATTATAACTTTCCAGGATTTTCTGTTGGAGAAGCAAAACCAATTTTTGGTGTAGGAAGAAGAGAACTAGGACATGGGAATTTAGCTAAAAAAGCTTTAGAATCAACAATAAACAAAAATTTCAATGATACAATAAGAATTGTATCTGAAATTTTAGAATCAAATGGTTCTTCTTCTATGGCAACTGTTTGTGGAGGTTCATTAGCACTTAAAGCAGCTAGAGTTCCAATTTCAGATCTTGTTGCAGGAGTTGCTATGGGAATGGTTGTTGAAGACTCTAACTATGCAGTATTAACAGATATTATGGGATTAGAAGATCATGATGGAGATATGGATTTTAAAGTTGCTGGAACAAAAAATGGGATTACAGCTTTACAAATGGATATAAAACTTGGTGGAATAGAGCTTAAAGTTTTAAAAGAAGCTTTACTTCAAGCAAAAGAAGGAAGAGAACATATTCTAGCTATAATGGAAGAAGCTTCAAAAGATATTGTATCAAGTAAGGCTTTACCTAAAGTAGAAGAATTTTCAATTGATTCATCAAAAATGATGGTAGTTATAGGAAAAGGTGGAGCAACTATAAAAGAAATCATTGAAAAATATTCTGTAAGTATTGATTTAGATAGAGATAATGGTATTGTAAAAGTAAGTGGTGAAAATGAGCAAAAAATCAATGATGCTTGTGAATTTATAAAAAATCTTGTTAATAATTCAAACTCTTCTAAATCTCAATCTAAAAATATAGATTTTGAAAAACTTTATAGTGTAGATGAAGTTGTTTCAGGAAGAGTTGAAAGAGTTGTTGATTTTGGAGCATTTATTCTTTTATCAAAAGGTGGAGAAGGATTATTACATATTTCTAAAATATCTGATAAAAGGGTTGAAAAAGCAAGTGATGTTTTAAGTATTGGTCAAGAAATAGAAATAAAAGTTCTAAAAGTTCAAAAAGATAGAATAGAACTTGGAATGAATTAA
- a CDS encoding response regulator, giving the protein MAKLLIVDDSTMLRDMLNYALNEGGYTDVIEAVDGVDGLAKAKTTNFDLVITDVNMPNMDGLTLIGELRKIPHYSKIPILVLTTERSDEMKAKGKIAGATGWIVKPFVPDQLLKAVNIVLSR; this is encoded by the coding sequence ATGGCTAAGCTTTTAATAGTAGATGACTCAACTATGCTAAGAGATATGTTAAACTATGCTTTAAATGAGGGTGGTTATACAGATGTTATTGAAGCTGTAGATGGTGTAGATGGTCTAGCTAAAGCAAAAACTACAAATTTTGATCTAGTAATTACAGATGTTAATATGCCAAATATGGATGGATTAACTCTAATTGGGGAGCTTAGAAAAATTCCTCATTACTCTAAAATACCAATTTTAGTTCTTACAACAGAACGAAGTGATGAGATGAAGGCAAAAGGTAAAATAGCTGGTGCAACAGGATGGATTGTTAAACCATTTGTTCCTGATCAGTTATTAAAAGCCGTAAATATAGTATTAAGTAGATAA
- a CDS encoding chemotaxis protein CheA encodes MSFDISKYREMFLEEAVELFESADNVLLEAENNGTLTDDEMGQLFRDVHTLKGSGASVELSYFAEFTHDVENLMDKLRSHKIEYIPEMAETLIDGLDVMKEILELEVAEQMTREKFTEMTTSLLEEIRAYSNGGTVVKSEQPVEVKKEQAVKSEVVDNSQKESFGFFSDDLNNQRDRKDQPFGIFADDEIDDKNFGFYDDDLETKSNNTDDSKFKIDESKDNFGFFDDMPKITPDAIMKTNDIEDNNKNAKVEKSIDGSKQTPTSTTRRVKNNNEDESKKSISNNNNSIRVNLDKIDLLMTNVGDLVITNAMLTQFSSTIEDTKTRGPVLERLELLERHIRDMQDSIMSIRMVPMDSIYSKFPKVVRDISKKLGKKVEFKHYGDNVEIDKAMIEGLTDPLMHIIRNSLDHGIEMPEDRIQSGKNDTGTISISAEQANGQMIISIEDDGKGIDSERVAQKALEKGQIDENQYNSMSHNEKALLVFGAGVSTADQITDISGRGVGMDVVKTNIHKLGGVIKLDTELGKGTVITIMLPLTLAILDGLDIRVGEQKYILPLSSIVESLQPTADMIKKIGDGTQDLLMLREEFIPVVKLHQLFGLQKSFEKLEDGMLIVVKSGNTKVALSIDEFLNQHQVVVKPLDKNFRSVQGIGAATVRGDGSIGLILDVVGIIDAQIKIEKDMNAAKRAS; translated from the coding sequence ATGTCATTTGATATTTCTAAATATAGAGAGATGTTTTTAGAAGAAGCTGTAGAGCTTTTTGAGTCTGCAGATAATGTTTTATTAGAAGCTGAAAACAATGGTACACTAACAGATGATGAAATGGGGCAATTATTCCGTGATGTTCATACATTAAAAGGTAGTGGAGCCTCTGTTGAATTGTCATATTTTGCAGAATTCACTCATGATGTTGAAAATCTAATGGATAAACTTAGAAGTCATAAAATTGAGTATATCCCAGAAATGGCCGAAACGCTTATTGATGGTTTGGATGTTATGAAAGAAATTCTAGAACTTGAAGTTGCTGAACAAATGACTAGAGAAAAATTCACTGAAATGACAACTTCTTTATTAGAAGAGATTAGAGCCTATTCAAATGGTGGAACAGTAGTAAAAAGTGAACAACCAGTAGAAGTAAAAAAAGAGCAAGCAGTAAAATCTGAAGTAGTAGATAATTCACAAAAAGAGAGTTTTGGCTTTTTCAGTGATGATTTAAATAATCAAAGAGATAGAAAAGATCAGCCTTTTGGTATTTTTGCTGATGATGAGATAGATGATAAAAACTTTGGATTTTATGATGATGATTTAGAAACAAAATCTAATAATACTGATGATAGTAAATTTAAAATTGATGAAAGTAAAGATAATTTTGGTTTCTTTGATGATATGCCAAAAATAACTCCTGATGCAATAATGAAAACAAATGATATAGAAGATAATAATAAAAATGCTAAAGTAGAAAAATCTATTGATGGCAGTAAACAAACTCCTACATCTACAACAAGAAGAGTTAAAAATAATAATGAAGATGAATCTAAAAAATCTATTTCAAATAATAATAACAGTATTAGAGTAAATTTAGATAAAATTGATTTATTAATGACTAATGTAGGTGATTTAGTTATAACAAATGCAATGCTTACTCAATTCTCATCAACTATTGAAGATACAAAAACAAGAGGTCCTGTTTTAGAAAGACTTGAACTTTTAGAAAGACATATTAGAGATATGCAAGATAGTATTATGAGTATTAGAATGGTACCTATGGATTCAATCTATTCTAAATTTCCAAAAGTTGTAAGAGATATCTCTAAAAAGCTTGGTAAAAAAGTAGAATTTAAACACTATGGTGATAATGTTGAAATTGATAAAGCTATGATTGAGGGATTAACTGATCCTTTAATGCATATTATTAGAAACTCTTTAGACCATGGAATTGAAATGCCAGAGGATAGAATACAGTCTGGTAAAAATGATACTGGAACTATTAGTATTTCTGCAGAACAAGCAAATGGGCAAATGATTATTTCTATAGAAGATGATGGTAAAGGTATTGATAGTGAAAGAGTTGCACAAAAAGCACTAGAAAAAGGCCAAATTGATGAAAATCAATATAACTCAATGTCACATAATGAAAAAGCTCTTTTAGTATTTGGAGCTGGTGTTTCAACAGCAGACCAAATTACTGATATATCAGGTCGTGGAGTAGGAATGGATGTTGTAAAAACAAATATCCATAAACTTGGTGGAGTTATAAAATTAGATACTGAACTTGGGAAAGGTACTGTTATTACAATTATGCTTCCTTTAACTCTTGCAATACTAGATGGACTTGATATTAGAGTTGGAGAACAAAAATATATTTTACCTCTTAGTTCTATTGTTGAATCTTTACAACCGACAGCTGATATGATTAAAAAGATTGGTGATGGAACACAAGATTTATTAATGTTAAGAGAAGAGTTTATTCCTGTAGTTAAACTTCACCAACTATTTGGACTACAAAAAAGTTTTGAAAAATTAGAAGATGGTATGTTAATTGTTGTAAAATCAGGAAATACTAAAGTTGCTTTATCAATTGATGAATTTTTAAATCAACATCAAGTAGTTGTAAAACCTCTTGATAAAAACTTTAGAAGTGTTCAAGGTATTGGAGCTGCAACAGTAAGAGGAGATGGAAGTATCGGATTAATTCTTGATGTTGTTGGAATTATTGATGCCCAAATTAAAATTGAAAAAGATATGAATGCGGCAAAAAGAGCTTCTTAA
- a CDS encoding CheR family methyltransferase — MPYTTEDVHNKIKKLLYSLTGITLTENKDIMISNRIEKLRRNCNYYGDIMELLESIEQGRNVTEFINSFTTNKTHFFREDFHFIDLKDRVLPELSKNGQKISIWCSASSTGEEPYSIAMTIIEANEELSSNIQAAITATDIDTNVLQYAADGIYRYSKSSKEFPFWIRPQKYFKKRVQKSLTGDEILIKVKDELKKMITFHIMNLNDDSYPFSNNQFDVIFCRNVLIYFSVEDQNTILKKLFKYLKIGGTLYLGHSENPQDLIHYVRRVGQNIFVKEKDLI, encoded by the coding sequence ATGCCATACACAACAGAAGATGTTCATAATAAAATAAAAAAACTTCTTTATTCTCTAACAGGAATTACTCTTACAGAGAATAAAGATATTATGATTTCAAATAGAATAGAAAAATTAAGAAGAAATTGTAATTATTATGGTGATATTATGGAATTGCTTGAGTCAATTGAGCAAGGACGAAATGTTACAGAGTTTATAAACTCATTTACAACAAATAAAACACATTTTTTTAGAGAAGATTTTCATTTTATTGATTTAAAAGATAGAGTTTTACCAGAATTAAGTAAAAATGGGCAAAAAATTTCTATTTGGTGTTCAGCTTCATCAACTGGTGAAGAACCATATTCTATTGCTATGACTATTATAGAAGCAAATGAAGAATTAAGTTCAAATATTCAAGCTGCAATAACAGCGACAGATATAGATACAAATGTTTTACAATATGCAGCAGATGGAATATATAGATATTCAAAATCTTCAAAGGAATTTCCTTTTTGGATAAGACCTCAAAAATATTTTAAAAAAAGAGTTCAAAAAAGCCTTACTGGAGATGAAATCTTAATAAAAGTAAAAGATGAGTTAAAAAAGATGATAACTTTCCATATCATGAATTTAAATGATGATAGTTATCCATTTTCAAATAACCAATTTGATGTAATTTTTTGTAGGAATGTTTTAATATATTTTTCTGTTGAAGATCAAAATACAATTTTAAAAAAGCTTTTTAAGTATTTAAAAATAGGTGGAACTCTATACTTAGGTCATTCTGAAAATCCACAAGATCTAATTCATTATGTGAGAAGAGTAGGTCAGAATATCTTTGTAAAAGAGAAAGACCTAATATGA
- a CDS encoding chemotaxis protein CheD: MITIGRKDGNIEKISSSKITQKTKGFYTYTVLGGEFAVVSDDDEIALKTLLGSCVALMFYDRKKRIKSMNHFLLPDTNDSSNDMKYGLYSVEAMLNEMYKMGCSKSDIVAKISGGADIMNLNLSNSIGERNVNFAKEFCRKEGFRVISEHTRGEHGRLILLANDFETFIKVTQKSETDNKILSTEKSLQIEIRKAPVIKEYTGGVELFGKDKNKFEQEMEIELF, encoded by the coding sequence ATGATAACTATAGGTAGAAAAGATGGTAATATTGAAAAAATTTCTTCTTCAAAGATAACTCAAAAGACTAAAGGATTCTATACATATACAGTTTTAGGAGGAGAATTTGCTGTTGTATCAGATGATGATGAAATTGCATTAAAAACTCTTTTAGGTTCTTGTGTAGCTTTAATGTTCTATGATAGAAAAAAAAGAATAAAAAGTATGAACCATTTTTTATTACCTGATACTAATGACAGTTCAAATGATATGAAATATGGATTATATTCTGTTGAAGCTATGTTAAATGAAATGTATAAAATGGGTTGTTCAAAATCAGATATTGTTGCAAAAATATCTGGTGGTGCTGATATTATGAATTTAAATCTTAGTAATTCTATAGGTGAAAGAAATGTTAATTTTGCTAAAGAATTTTGTAGAAAAGAGGGGTTTAGAGTAATTTCTGAACATACTAGGGGAGAACATGGAAGATTAATATTACTTGCAAATGATTTTGAAACTTTTATTAAAGTAACTCAAAAATCTGAAACAGATAATAAAATCTTATCAACTGAAAAATCGTTACAAATTGAAATTAGAAAAGCTCCAGTTATTAAAGAATATACAGGTGGAGTTGAACTTTTCGGTAAAGATAAAAATAAATTTGAACAAGAAATGGAAATTGAACTTTTCTAA
- a CDS encoding protein-glutamate methylesterase/protein-glutamine glutaminase encodes MYTVLIIDDSPSMRRILKDMINSIDEFEVVDVANDAYEAREKIKAYEPDLVTIDINMPKMDGVTFLRNLMRLHPMPAVVISGENVRGSDIFDDGAVGFIPKPENGESMSSFNSRIKDNLLNLTFLLKRYTIKKPSPQKKGYIQNQNVEYKVHPDEVIPLRAATFGGQKVIAIGSSTGGVESLLKVFSKLPSDLPPIVITQHIPYGFSNSFAQRLNDYSEVNVCEAKDGMLLQRGHAYLAPGNMHLTIEKIGNELFTKLLDAKKVSQHKPSVDVLFRSVNNSVGGSAMAVMMTGMGDDGTIAMKELFNNGAYTIAQNEESCVVFGMPMKAIQAGAVKEIVHLNEISDYIIAFSRGKVR; translated from the coding sequence ATGTATACTGTATTGATAATTGATGATTCTCCATCAATGAGAAGAATTTTAAAAGATATGATTAACTCTATTGATGAATTTGAAGTTGTAGATGTAGCAAATGATGCCTATGAAGCACGAGAAAAGATAAAAGCTTATGAGCCTGATTTGGTGACAATAGATATTAATATGCCTAAAATGGATGGAGTTACATTCTTAAGAAATCTAATGAGACTTCATCCTATGCCAGCTGTTGTAATTTCAGGTGAGAATGTAAGAGGAAGTGATATCTTTGATGATGGAGCTGTTGGTTTTATTCCAAAACCAGAAAATGGTGAATCTATGAGCTCTTTTAACTCTAGAATAAAAGATAATTTACTTAATTTAACATTTTTATTAAAAAGATATACTATAAAAAAACCATCTCCTCAAAAGAAGGGTTATATTCAAAATCAAAATGTTGAATATAAAGTTCATCCAGATGAAGTAATACCTCTTCGTGCTGCAACTTTTGGTGGACAAAAAGTAATAGCTATTGGATCTTCAACAGGTGGAGTAGAATCTTTATTAAAAGTATTTAGTAAATTACCTTCAGATTTACCACCAATTGTTATAACACAACATATACCTTATGGATTTTCAAACTCTTTTGCACAAAGACTAAATGATTATTCAGAAGTCAATGTTTGCGAGGCAAAAGATGGTATGCTTTTACAAAGAGGTCATGCTTATTTAGCACCAGGAAATATGCATTTAACTATAGAAAAAATTGGAAATGAGCTTTTTACAAAACTTTTAGATGCAAAAAAAGTAAGTCAGCATAAACCAAGTGTTGATGTATTATTTAGATCAGTAAATAATAGTGTAGGGGGTTCTGCTATGGCTGTTATGATGACAGGAATGGGAGATGATGGAACTATAGCTATGAAAGAATTGTTTAATAATGGTGCATATACAATTGCACAAAATGAAGAAAGTTGTGTTGTATTTGGAATGCCAATGAAAGCAATACAAGCAGGAGCAGTAAAAGAAATAGTTCATTTAAATGAAATTTCTGATTATATCATAGCCTTTTCTAGAGGGAAAGTTAGATAA
- a CDS encoding MFS transporter, with protein sequence MNKDRKLKILSLISFGHFINDSMQSIMIAVYPMLKNDFSLTFAQIGLITFVYQLSASILQPMVGLYTDRKDKPYSIAIAMFCTFIGLVSLAFATNYYWILFSAVLIGIGSSIFHPEASRIARLSASKEKYGLAQSIFQIGGNFGSAVGPLIAVWLILPNGQHTIFYISLLALFSIPIAIYIGSWYKKYHINNQNKSTIKKSNFSKQKIGLILGILLILIFSKFVYMSGISNYLMFYLTHQYQISEEMAQYHLFYFLISVAIGTIMGGPLGDKFGRKSIIFASIFGIIPFTLALPYVNIETSIVFLAIIGFMLASAFPAIIVYAQELIPGKVGTISGLFFGIAFGLAGIASAVLGYFIDIYGVVTIYKVCSYLPILGLFAFFLP encoded by the coding sequence TTGAATAAAGATAGAAAATTAAAAATACTAAGCTTAATTAGTTTTGGGCATTTTATAAATGATTCTATGCAATCTATTATGATTGCAGTTTATCCTATGCTAAAAAATGACTTTTCACTTACTTTTGCTCAAATTGGTTTAATAACTTTTGTTTACCAACTTTCAGCATCAATACTACAACCTATGGTTGGCTTATATACGGATAGAAAAGACAAACCTTATTCTATTGCAATTGCTATGTTTTGTACTTTTATAGGATTAGTTTCTTTAGCTTTTGCAACAAACTACTATTGGATACTATTTTCAGCAGTTTTAATAGGTATAGGTTCATCAATTTTCCATCCAGAAGCTTCAAGAATAGCTAGATTATCAGCTTCTAAAGAAAAATACGGATTGGCACAATCTATTTTTCAAATAGGTGGGAATTTTGGAAGTGCGGTAGGTCCTTTAATAGCTGTTTGGCTAATTTTACCAAATGGACAACATACAATATTTTATATATCTTTATTAGCTTTATTTTCTATTCCGATTGCTATTTATATTGGTTCTTGGTATAAAAAATATCACATAAATAATCAAAATAAGAGTACAATTAAAAAATCCAATTTCTCAAAACAAAAAATAGGGCTTATTCTAGGTATTTTACTTATTTTAATATTTTCTAAATTTGTTTATATGTCAGGAATAAGTAATTATTTAATGTTTTATTTAACTCATCAATATCAAATTAGCGAAGAAATGGCTCAATATCATCTTTTCTACTTCTTAATATCTGTTGCTATTGGTACAATAATGGGAGGACCGTTAGGAGATAAATTTGGAAGAAAATCTATAATCTTTGCTTCAATTTTTGGAATAATTCCATTTACTTTAGCTTTACCTTATGTAAATATTGAAACTTCAATTGTATTTTTAGCAATTATTGGATTTATGTTAGCTTCAGCATTCCCAGCTATTATAGTTTATGCGCAAGAACTTATTCCTGGAAAAGTAGGTACTATTTCAGGATTATTCTTTGGAATTGCTTTTGGATTAGCTGGAATTGCTTCAGCTGTTTTGGGATATTTTATAGATATTTATGGTGTTGTAACTATATATAAAGTTTGTTCTTATTTACCAATTCTTGGATTGTTTGCGTTCTTTTTACCTTAA
- a CDS encoding tyrosine-type recombinase/integrase, with protein MRYELDFKNCFDDTILFWIERFVRNKLTSLSNRQVSNKDKLASIIQNLVKGTKSIEELEVLVKEARNIGLSGINTYFNPLLKLYKYTTSLGLASMKEIDEELLSDFLASETSSLSDASKKNHRIALLSLFSYIDKQNENKDGSSYLFKIELKNWGGLSGKSGTKLPSFMNKDEIDRFLEAIDSFEFTDSTAYRNRLIIKTILYTGIRVSEMLNIKIKDIFNEKDVYMLQIRGKGNKPRVVMIKKEIIENDLQNWLNQRVCNSDILVCNQKGDRLTQAYVSRIVENILISAGIRKEKNGAHMLRHSFATLLYSKHHDLILVQEALGHADINTSRIYTHFDKERLKKTTEIF; from the coding sequence ATGAGATACGAATTAGATTTTAAAAACTGTTTTGACGATACTATATTATTTTGGATAGAAAGATTTGTAAGAAATAAACTCACAAGTTTATCAAACCGACAAGTTTCCAATAAAGATAAATTAGCTTCAATTATTCAGAATTTAGTTAAAGGAACAAAATCTATAGAAGAATTAGAAGTTTTAGTAAAAGAAGCAAGAAATATTGGTTTAAGTGGTATAAACACATACTTTAATCCTCTTTTAAAACTATACAAATATACTACAAGCTTAGGTTTAGCTTCTATGAAAGAAATTGATGAAGAGTTACTTAGTGACTTTTTAGCTAGTGAAACTAGCTCTTTATCTGATGCCTCAAAGAAAAATCATAGAATTGCCCTACTATCTTTATTTTCATATATAGATAAACAAAATGAAAATAAAGATGGAAGCTCATATTTGTTTAAAATAGAGTTAAAAAATTGGGGTGGATTATCTGGAAAAAGTGGTACAAAACTCCCCTCTTTTATGAATAAAGATGAGATTGATAGATTTTTAGAAGCTATTGATAGTTTTGAGTTTACAGATAGTACAGCTTATAGAAATAGGCTTATTATTAAAACAATTCTTTATACAGGTATTCGTGTTAGTGAAATGCTAAATATAAAAATAAAAGATATTTTCAATGAAAAAGATGTTTATATGTTACAAATTCGAGGAAAAGGGAATAAACCAAGAGTTGTAATGATAAAAAAAGAGATTATAGAAAATGATTTACAAAATTGGCTAAATCAAAGAGTTTGTAATAGTGATATTTTGGTTTGTAATCAAAAAGGTGATAGATTAACTCAAGCTTATGTTAGTCGAATTGTTGAAAACATATTAATAAGTGCAGGCATAAGAAAAGAAAAAAATGGAGCTCATATGTTACGGCACTCTTTTGCTACACTACTTTACTCAAAGCATCATGATTTAATACTTGTTCAAGAAGCTTTAGGACATGCTGATATAAACACAAGTAGAATTTATACTCATTTTGATAAAGAAAGGCTCAAAAAAACTACGGAGATTTTTTAA